TGTGAACCGGGATGATCGCACCAGGCATGCGCTCCCCACGGGCGCTTCGTCTGGCCAATTCATCGGCCACCGCGGACGGGTCCATGTTCCATGATTGTGGCTCGCTGTCGACCAGGACGGGACGGAGCCCCAGGTAGCTCGCCGCATTGGCCGTGGCGATGAATGTGAGGTCCGAGACAAACACCTCGCTGGTGGCTGGAAGATCAAGCGCCGCTAAAGAGAGGTGAAGGGCGGCTGTACCGCTCACGCAGGCGACAGCGTGCTTGACCCCGAGGATCTCCGCGATCGTTTCCTCAAAGCGCGGTACCAAGGGGCCAACTGAGGAGACATATCCGCTCGTCACGCATTCGGAAAGATATGTTGCCTCGCGTGCGGTCAGTTCCGGCTCGAGCAGGGGAAGGCGAGAGGCGCTCATCGGTAATAGCGACTCGGATCATGATTGGCGATTCGCAGTCGCCACCAGTTGATCGTCTCAATCAATCCTTGGGGAAAGGTGGTCGACGGACCCCAGCCCAGCAGCGACCGCGCGCGGCTCGGATCGCTCTGAAGGACGGCAACCTCGCTCTTCGGTGGACGAACTCGTTGGGGGTCCTCGACAACGATGGGCTCGACGCTCAGCGCTGCCCCCACCTCCTGGATGATCTCTTCAACCGAGTACACAGAGCCGGTTCCAAGCTGGACGACCGATCCCGGTTGGAGATCGGCGATTCCGGCGAGCCGGATACCCTCCGCCGTGTCCGAGACGAACGTGAAGTCCCGCTGCGGGAGCAGTGAACCAACATGGACCGAGCGTTCGCTTGAGAGAAGCTGAGTGATGATGGTGGGGATAACAGCCCGGGCGGATTGCCGTGGGCCATAGGTGTTGAAGGGGCGGACGACCACGACCGGGAGATCGAACGAAGATGCCCACGCTTCGCACAGCTTGTCGGCCGCAATTTTGCTCGCACTATACGGCGACTGAGCTTGCAGGGGATGGGTCTCAGAGATCGGGACGGTCAGCGGGGTTCCGTACACCTCGCTGGTGGAGACATGGACAACGCGCCCGATGCCGGCGGCCTGGGAGGCCTGAAGGACATTGTGCGTGCCTTCAATGTTCGTGTGGATGAATGACACTGGTGCCTCATAGCTGTACGGCACTGAGACTAATGCGGCGAGGTGAAAGACTGTGTCGACGTCCTTGCATGCCTCGGCGAGGCATGCTTGGTCGCGAATATCTCCTAGGAAGAAGTCGATGTCCTTCGCGGATTGTCGAGCCGACTCGTCGAGCCATCCGAACGAGCCGTTACTGTTGTACATGCAGAATGCACGGACTTCGTGGCCTTTGCATTTCAGCAACTCGACCAAGTGGCTTCCGATGAAGCCGTCGGCGCCAGTGACGAGGACCCGGTTCGTCACGATGCAGCGCGAGCGAGCAAGGGGCAAGAACGCATCAGACTGCATGATAGACTATCTTTGGGCGGAATCGGACGGTATGCCCAGATGCGCCTGCAGATGATGGCGTATCGACCGGCACCATAGCCGACCGGCCTGACGTGTCGGATCCCAGGTCGCGGGCCATTCGCGGCCCTGGCGGCTGCTGCTCCGGAGGGCGCCGCTGGCCGAGGGGTGGGTGCAGACCGACTACCGCAGCTTCTTGACCAAGCTCGGCGTGACAACGACGGAGTCCATCCACGACGCGGCGGGGGAGCGTGGTTGGGATCGGGCGCTAGCAGGGAATAGCGCCGTCGATCATCGTGACGGCCATCCGAGCGCGTCGAAGACGGCCACGGGGTCGAGATAGTCGCGCCAGTGAGCGACCTTGCGACCGGTGATCGTGAGTACGGAGACGTACCGGTTGGTGTAGGGGGCGCCGGTCGAGACGACTCGTCCTTCGGAGGCGTACTCGAGCACCACCACGCCCGTTCTGGTGTCGTGATGGACCGCGAGGTCGTAACAGCGGTCGAGGACGATCGTCGTGCCGTACGGGCGGTAGAGCTCTGCGACGGCCTGACGCCCCTCGACGTGTCGCGGGTAGCCGGGAGTAGTGATGATGTAGTCGAAGACGACTTCTTCGGCCAGCAGGTCGAAGAAATGTCCGCCATCGGCGAGGCCATCGAGGCCCTTCTCAATGATGCGAAAGAACGGGTCCAGCGCCTTGAAGTCGCTGAGGTCGTTGATCGCGGCCATCACGCCGTCCTTTCTACACCGACGCCTGTGCGCTTCGCCGGGCGAAGTCGGCGAAGCTGATCGGCGGGACTCCGGTGGCCTTCTGGACGTCGTTGTCAGGCCGGAGCCATGGCCGGAGGCGATGTGGAAGGACGCCCTTCGGGCTGCGCCACTTGAAGGGTCGGGCTCGTAGCATGGGGGGATGGGTTCAAGGCGACGAGCGGCGGCAAGTGAGAAGGTGCGGTGGCTGAGCCGGGACCAGGAACGGGCATGGCGGGCGTTGGCTGGGTTGGTCCACCAGTTGCGTTCTGCGTTGGAGTTCCAGCTGGAGCGCGACTCTGATCTGAGCTTCATCGAGTATCACGCTCTGGCCCGACTCTCCGAGGAGCGCGGCCACCGGCTGCGGATGAGCGAGCTGGCGGCGGTGACGAACGCGTCGTTGTCTCGGCTCTCCCACCTGGTCAAGCGGCTCGAACGGTGGGGTTATGTTCGCCGGGAGCCGGACCCGACCGACGGACGCTTCACGATCGCGGTGTTGACAGAGGCCGGCTATCGCAAGCTCGTGGCCAGCGCCCCTACGCATGTGGCGGCGGTGCGTCAACTGGTCATCAACGAGTTCAGCGCCGCCGAGCTGGCCCAGTTGCGAAGCATGTGCGATCGGATCGTTGCACGGGTCGAAGCGTCTGAGTGGAACCTTGACCTGACATGAGCGGGCCGGTCGAGCTAGCCGACCTGTCCCTGACTTGACATTTCAACGGAGGCTTCGAGGAGCAGGGCCTTCCGCTCGACCCCGTCACCGACATCAACGGTCGGGAATAGGACAGGCCGCCACTACGGTTCTAGTGGCTTGAACATTCAAGTGAACTGCACGAGATCAGAGGAGCCGAAGGCCTTGAACCGAGACAGCTTGACCAGGATCGCGACGATCGACGCCAACGCGTCGGAGCAGCAACGGGAGATCGCGCGCAGCACCAGAGGTCATAACGGGGGCATCATCACCCGGCTCATGAGCCCCGGCGACCTCGGAGAGATGCTCAAGCCGTTCGTGTTCCTCGACCTCTTCGATACCGGTGACCAGGCGATCAAAGGCCGTAACATGCATCCCCACTCGGGTATCACCACGGTGACCTATGTCTTTGAGGGCAGTACCCGCTACGAGGACACGACCGGAGCGTCGGGGATTCTGCCCGCCGGGGGAGTCGAGTGGTTCAAGGCCGGTCGGGGGGCATGGCACGGCGGCGGGGCGGGAGAAGTGGGGCGGACCAGAGGCTTCCAACTGTGGCTGGCCCTCCCACCCGACGTCGAGCTGGGAAGCGTGGAGAGCATCAACTTGACACCTCGGGATGTGCCCGACGACGGTCCAGCCCATCTGGTGGTCGGCAGCTACGGAAACACCACCAGCAACCTCGATCCGGGATCCTCGCTCAACTACCTGGCCGTGACTCTCAGGGCGGGCGAGTCCTGGTCATATCAGCCTCCCGCAGGTCACCTGATCGGGTGGCTGTCAGTTGCGAAGGGACGACTCGGCAACCCCGGGAGCACCCGAGCGGGTGACCTGGTGGTCTTCGAACCCTCCGAAACTGAGATTGACATCACCGCCGAAACCGACACTGAGCTCGTGATCGGCTCGGCGGTCCCCGCCACTCATGACCTGGCGTTGGGCACCTACTCGGTGCACACCAGCGCCGAATCCCTCGCCACGGGTGAGCGCCAAATTGTCGAGATCGGACAGCGATTGCGAGCACGAGGGCAGCTCTGATCGCCGCGCGTTGTCATGCACCACGGCGACGGTGAGTTGGCCCTGTCCAAAATGCTGCTGGGTGCGAGAAGGCTTGGCGGCAGAGAACGCGACCGGCAGCAGCCATACCCGAGCGACGTATCCTGGAGCGCGATGTGGGTGGTCAGAATTTCCGGGCCCCGTTCCCTACGCGACGGTGTCGGAGCTTGATGAGTGATTTCATGTCGAGAAGCTCTGACCGGCTCCGCTCACCAGGTGAAGGGTCGCGACAGGCGCGGCTCACGACGCCAGGAGACCACCATGCCCAAGTACCTGCTCCTCAAGCACTACCGCGGCGGCCCCGAGCCGCACCGTCCCGTGCCCCCCATGGACCAGTGGGCCCCCGAGGACGTGGAGGCGCACATGACCTTCCTCGGCCACGTTAGCGAGCTGCTCGAGGCGAACGGCGAGTTCGTCGACGCGCAGGCGCTCACGCCGGCGCGCACCTGGGTGCGCTACGGCGGACCGGACGCCGCGCCAGTCACCACCGACGGCCCGCTGCCCGAGACCAGCGATCTCGTTGCGGGCTGGTACATGATCGACGTCGAGTCGCCCGAGCGCGCAGCTGAGCTCGCGGCCTATGTCTCCTCCGAGCCCGGCCCGGGCGGGGAGCCGCTGTACGAGTGGATCGACGTCCGGGAGGTCATGTCCGAGGCGCCCTCGGACGATTGACCCGGCGTGATCGACGAGCCGACGCGACGGCTGGACGAGGGCGCGCTGCGCGCCCTCGTCCCTCGCGTGCTCGCGGGCCTGGTCCGGCGGGGCGAGGACTTCGATGTCGCCGAGGACGCGCTGCAGGAGGCACTGCTGGAGGCGCTGCGGGTGTGGCCCGAGCACCCGCCACGCGACCCGCGCGCATGGCTGGCGACGGTCGCGACCCGGCGGCTCGTCGACGCCCGCCGCAGGGAGGCCGCCCGTCACCGCCGCGAGGAGGCGACCTACGCCGAACCGCGGCCCGCCACCACCGAGGAGGGCGACGACACCCTCTTCCTGCTCTTCTGCTGCTGCCACCCCGACCTCGCGCCCGCCTCCCAGGTGGCACTGACCCTGCGCGCCGTCGGCGGCCTGACCACCCGGGAGATCGCCGACGCCTTCTACGTGCCGGAGGCGACGATGGCGCAGCGGATCAGCCGGGCCAAGCGCGCCCTGCAAGGGCGCCGCCTGGACCAACCCGGCGACCTCGCCGTCGTGCTGCGCGTGCTCTACCTCGTCTACACGGCCGGCCACGCGGGCCGGGTGGACCTGGCCGGCGAGGCGATCCGCCTCGGCCGCCAACTCACCCTCGCCACCGAGGAACCGGAGGCGCGGGGGCTGCTCGCGCTGATGCTCCTCAATCACGCCCGCCGCCCGGCGCGACTCGACTCAGAGGGTCGTATCGTCACGCTCGACCGACAGGACCGCGGCCTGTGGGAGACCCGCGAGATCGCCGAGGGCGTGCGCGTCCTGCAGTCGGCGCTGGCCGTTCAGCGCCCCGGCCGCTACCAGGTCGAGGCCGCCATCGCTGCCCTGCACGACGACGCGGCAAGCGCCGAGGAGACCGACTGGCCGCAGATCCTCGCGTGGTACGACGACCTCGTCGCCCTTACTGACGACCCGGTGCGCCAGGACCCTGCCGCGGTGCTCGGCCGCGCGGTCGCGGTCGGCCATGTCCTCGGCGCCGCCGCCGGGCTGCGCGAGACCGATCGGCTGCGCGGGGTGCTCGGCGAGCGGCACCGGTGGCACGCCGTCCGCGGCCACCTGCACGAGCTCAGCGGCGACCTCCCTGCCGCCGCCACGGCGTACGCGGATGCCGGCCGCCGGGCCACGGACGTCGCCGAGCGCGACCACCTGGTCCGCCAGGCCGCCCGGGCGCGTGCCGCCGAGCCATGATTGTCGTTGGTCGCTGGGCACATTCTCGACGACGGCCGAGAGGCGCCTAGTACCCGAAGCGGCGCCTCACGGCTTGAGTTGGTAACTGAGGTAGACCACGCCGTTGTCGTAGGCGTCACAGCTCAACAGTGACCACTGGCCGGACGGCCTGTCGTCGGCGAAGAGCCGGGGCCCTGATCCGGACGTCAGTGGGTAGACGAACAGGTGCAGCTCATCGACCAACCTGTCCGCGAGCAGCGCCCGAACCAAGGTGCCGCTGCCGCTGACGTAGATCCCACCGGGGACGGCGTCCTTGAGCTGACGAATGGCGTCGGGGTTGTAGGTACCAACGATCTCCGAGTTGCTCCAGGTGGTCTTCTTCAGTGTCGACGAGACGACATGCTTGGTGGTCTCGTTCATGAACGGCGCACCCGGGTCCTGCTCGGCAGTGCGTGTCGACCACGCCGGTTCGAACATCTCGTACGTGGTGCGCCCGAGCAGGATGCCCTGGCAGCCGCCCATGGCGTTGCCGATGGCCTGTCCCATCTTGGGGTCGAACCCGTACTCTGCGCTCCATGTCGGTGCGTCGATCACTCCGTCGAGAGTCATGAACTCGTGCACCCGGATGGTTCCCATGGTCAGTCTCCTCGGTTGGTGTGGGACGGCACTGGGCTCCTGTCGATAGTCGCGGCTAGCCGCGGAGGGTGACGAGGACCTTCGCCATTTCCTCCAGGAAGGATGCTGTACCCCCGCTGGCCTGCTCGTACTGCTCGTCGGTGAGGTGACCACCGCTCTGGCGCAGCACGAGCTCGGTCTGGCCGCCGTGGTCGATCAGCGTGTAGATCATCAGCTCGAACACGTCCTCGATGGTGGGCTGGTCGATGAAGGCCACGACAAGACGCGCCGGCTCGTCGATCTCCATGAAGCGCCCAGCCCAAGGCAGCTCGTTGCCCTCGTAGTGCATGGTGGCTCGCCACTCGCCCCCCACGCGCAGGTCCCATCGGTGGACGTCGACGGTGAGCTCGGCGCCAAACCACCTGGCGAACAGGTCCGACTCGGTGATGGCCCGCCACACCAGCGCCCGAGGGGCATCGTAGGTGCGAGTGAGGGTGTAGCCGCGAGACGGGTCGAGCTCGGCGGGGGTTCCGGACACGGATGCTCCTTGGATCAGTTCGGCGCCAACCGTAGGCGGGCGGCTCTCGACGATCGCGCGGATACCGTGCACAGTCAACCCAGTGGTTGATAAACTTAACGGTTGATCATGACCGTCACCGATGAGGCGCTCGATCTCACCTTTGCTGCGCTGGCCGATGGCACCCGGCGGGCGATCCTGGCCCGGCTCGCGGTGGGGGAGGCCACCGTCAATGAGTTGGCCGAGCCCTTCTCGATCAGCCTCCAGGCGGTGTCGAAGCACCTGAAGGTGCTCGAGAAGGCCGGCCTCATCACCCGCAGCCGCGATGCTCAGTGGCGACCCTGTCGGCTGGAGCTGCCACCCCTCGAGAGCGCGTCGGCCTGGATCGACGAGCACCGCCGGGCGTGGGAACGCCGACTCGACGCCCTTGGTGATGTGATCGAGAGCCTGAAGACCGATCGCGCATGAGTCGTTTTCCGCTCGGTCCGCCGTCGGCTCGGGAGGGCAGACTGTTCGCGCTGAGGTACTAGTGCTGGTAGGTGCCGACCAGCCGCGCTTGCTCGATGATGTGGTCGTCGATGCGCTCGAGTAGCTCGCTCCGCGTGATGCCGGCCGGGGCGTCGAGGGTGGAGTCGAGGGCGTAGAGGTGAAAGTAGTAGTAGTGGATACCGTGACCGGGAGGCGGGGCCGGGCCCAGGTAGCCGCGCTCGCCGAAGTCGTTCTGACCCTCGGTGAATGCCTTCCCGCCACCCTGGGGCAGCCCGGTCACATCCGGCGGGATCCCGTAGACAACCCAATGGGTGAAGCCGTAGGTCAGTGGCGCGTCCGGATCGTGACACACCAGCGCCAGCTGGCGGGTACCGCTCGGTATGGCGCGCCAGGTCAGCTCGGGGGAGACATCGGCGCCGTCGCCCGTGAGCTCGCTGGGGATCGGCCCGCCGTGCTCGAACGAGGGGCTGGTGAGCCCGAGGTCTCCGAGATGGAGCTTGGCCATGGTTACCTCCTGGGGCGAGTCCTGCTGGCCCCCGTCGTAGGACACGTGGCGCAAATCGTCAACTTGAGGGAGGCTCTCGACCGCGTCCGGACCGTGTGAGTCCGTTCAAGGCATCTCGAAGCGAAGGCCTGCGCCTTCGAAACGGCGTAGGTTGCATTCTGTAGAAGGGAGGGGGATGACTTCGACGGGATGGGCCCAGAAGCGCGAAGAGGTGCGAGGGTGCCGCCAGGTGAGCACGCCCGCGGGACCGATGCGAGTCGGAAGGAGCGGCGATGACGGGTGATGTGCCCAAGCTCGCCATGGTTGGTGTGGGCACCATGGGTCGGGCCATGGCGGGGAGCGCCCTCCGGGCGGGCATCCCGACCGTCGTATGGAATCGCGACCCTGCGCCCGCTGAGATGCTGGCGGATCAGGGCGCTGAGGTCGCGCCATCGGTCGTCAACGCCGTCCGGGATGTCGATGTGGTGATCACCATGGTCACCGACGCGGACGCCGTCGTGTCCATCGCCACCGAACAGCAGCTACTGGCGGGTCTCCCCGAGGGTGCGGTCTGGGCGCAGATGAGCACCATAGGTATCGAGGGCACCGAGCGCGTGGCCGCGCTGGCGAGGAGCCAACGCCCGGACGTGAGCTTTGTTGACGCCCCCGTGTCCGGCAGCAAGGTGCCGGCCGAACAGGGCAAGCTGTTGATCTTCGCCTCCGGTGCAGAAGAGGCGAGGGCGCGCGTGGGGCCGGTGTTCGACGCCATCGGTCAGCGGACGATCTGGTTGGGGTCAGCCGGTAACGGATCCCGCATGAAGCTCGTGAACAACACGCTCCTGGCCTTCACCGCCGAGGGGGTCGCCAATTCGCTGGCCCTTGCGCACCGATTGGGGCTCGAGACGGCCTCCGTCGTCGAGGCATTCCACGGCAGCCCGCTCCTGTCCCCATGGGAAGCGGGAAAGCTGGACCGCATCGCCAAGGGAGACTTCTCGGCCGAGTTCGCTCTGGCTCTCGCGCTCAAGGACGTTCACCTCGCCCTCTCGGCCGATGCCTCAGAGCGATTCCGAGTGTTTGCCGCGTTGGCGAAGGAGTGGGAGGAGATCGTCGACAGTGGCCGAGGTGGCGACGATGTCACAGTGGTCACACGCGCCCTCGAACAGTAAGCAGATCGGGTGCCGCTTGAAGGACGAGCGGGCTGGCGGAGAACGTGCCGGTCAACGCGACGAGAACGGCCGTCGCACCCTCAACCGGCGAACCTGCCGCGATCAGGGAGGGTGACCCCCAGCGAAGGCGACCCGGCGCTGGTCGAGGACCCGTAAGATACGTGCGGTCGGTATGAAGCTATCGTTCGACCGCCGAGGATACGTCCCCATCGCGACGCCTCCTCTTATGCTGTGTTGCCACAATGGCTGCGAGAGCGGCAGGAAGGACGGGGCCCACGCCTGGCGGCCGAGGAGCTGGCGGCGGAGAACCGGCTCGCGATCGGCGAGTGGAGCAAGGGGAGGCGACGCGTGCCGCACTGGTCCGCGCTGCTCAGCGGCTGTTCACCCGCAAGGGCTACGGAGCCACCGCCACCGAGGAGATCGTGCGGGCGGCCAAGGTCACCCGGGGCGCGCTGTACCACCACTTCAGCGACAAGGAAGAGCTGTTCCGCGCCGTCTTCGAGGCCACCGAGGCGCAGATGATGGAGCGGGTCCTCGCCGCCGCGGCCGACGTTCCGTCGCCATTGGCGCAGCTCCAGGTCGCGATCGACGCTTTCCTCGAGGCGTGCCTGGACGCGACACTGCGCCGGATCATCCTGCAGGAGGGCCCGGCCGTGCTGGGCTGGACGACGTGGCACGAGATCGACTCCCAGTACGCCTTCGGCGCCGTGTCGGCCGGCCTCGAGGTGGCGATGGACGCTGGCGAGCTCGAGCGCCAGCCGGTGGAGCCGCTGGCTCACCTGCTCGTCGGATCGCTCATGCAGGCGGGGATGGTCGTCGCCCGGGCCGAGGACCAGCGGGCCGCCAGCGCGGCGATCGGGCACGCGTTGCATCGGATGCTCGACGGTCTGCGCCCCGCGGCCGGTCGCACCCGCGCGGTCGGATCGCGCCGTCGGGTGTCGAGGTAGCCCGTGCGACACCAAGGGTCGTCGCGCACCTGACGCCTCGGCGATGAGCTCTGACTTCGACTTCGACCTGCGCGCCAGCTGCTGATGGCGGCACCGTCGGCGGGCTCGACGGTGGACCAACGGGCGCGGCGGCTCGTAGTGGCCCTGACGACGGCGGCATTTCTCGAATGGGCCGGCGCCACGGCCATCGTGCCCCTGCTGCCGCTGTTCCTCCGCGACCGCGGGGCCTCGGACTCACTGGTCGGTCTGGTGATGGGGGCGTTCTTCTTTGCCGGCGTCGTCACGCAATACCCCCTGGGCAAGTTGTCCGACCGGATCGGGCGTCGGCCGGTACTCATCTTCGGCCTCGTCTGCTACGCCGCCGCCTCCGTGGCATTCGCCGCTCCGGTGACCCCGGTCGTCTACGTCGTTCTCAGAGCGGTGCAGGGAGTAGGAGCCGGCGCCACTCTCGTCGTTGCGGCCGCGACGTTGTCCGAGAGCCTTCCCCCCGGCCGACGCGGGCGGGGCTTCGGGGCGCTCTTCGGTGGTCAGACGGCGGGCATGGCGGTGGGTCCACTGCTCGGCAGCCTGGGTGGCCCGGACGCCATGACGCCGGTGTTCATCGGCGCCGGCCTGGCGGCCCTGGCCGCGTGCGTGCCGGTGCTCGCCCAGGTCCCCCGACGGCCGCTGACGGAGCGGTCGGCAGGCGACGAGCATCGCCTGCCGTTGCGACAGCTCGTCACGAGCAGGGTCGTGCTCGGCGTCATGGTGGCCACCGCCTCGATCGGGGTGCTGACCGGCACCTACGAGGTCTGCTGGGGATTGCTCATGAGCTCGCGTGGGGCGAGCTCGTGGCAGATCGGCCTGTCATGGACCCTGTGGTCCATCCCGTTCGTGGCCGTGTCGGTGCCTGCGGGCAAGCTGGCCGACCGTCTTGACCGCCGATGGCTCACCGCCCTGGCCCTGCTGGCCTCGGCCGGATTCGCCGCCAGCTACCCCTTCGTTCCGACCGTCTCGCTGCTCATCGCTCTCGGCGCCGTCGAGGGATTGGCGGTGGCGACCTCCTATCCGGCACCGCTGTCGATGCTCGCCGACGGCGTGAAGCCGGGCGAGCTCGGTCGCGCCCAGGGCATGGTGAGCACGGCGGAGACCGCGGCGGTGGCAGTCTTCGCGTCGGTGAGCGGCGTCCTGTTCGCGATCAGTGCGTGGGTCGCGTTCGTCACCGCGGCGACTGCGATCGTGGTCGCGGTCGCCGTGCTCGCCGTCATCTGGGCTCCGGTCCAGGGGCGGGCGATGGCGGCCGCCTCGGAGCGGTCACAAATTGAGGCCGTCGAGGCCGAGGCGGCGTCCGCCTCCACCCGACGTCACTGACCAACCCGAGCCGGAGGGCCGTGGGCTCGAAGTGCCCCTACGGGCAGTACCCCACCTGGATCTGGGCGTCGGGGACGAGAGCCCCGTTTGGGTGACTTCGGCCGGCTTCAGCCCGGAATGTCCCTCTAGGCCGCTCGGACGCAGTCCATGGCCACGTCGATGAGCGGCTGCGCCTCGTTGACCTGGCGGGGGAGACGGCTGAGCAGGGTGGGGGCGAGCATCACGGCGAAGGCCTCCATCTCGTCCCGCTGCTCGTGCCGTAGGTGACTCCACCCGGGGTAGAGCATGTGCGCGAGCTCGTGCGAGAAGAGGCTCAGCAGCTCGTCCGGGTCGTCGAGGATCGACCCGTCGACGACTATGCCGTCGTCGTCCAGGAAGGGCACCGCCAGCCCGGCGATGCCGACGCGCATCGTCGGCATGGTGAACACCCGAAGGGGTCGGCCGGTCCGCTCGCCGAGGTCGCGACCGAGGTCCACGAGCTGCGGCGGAACGCCAGCCGAGAGCAACTCGGTCCACGTGTGCTCGGCAAGTTCTCCCCACCCCAACCGAGCCACGAGCGGGCTCTCGCTTGGCAGTGCCATGGATGCGTCCCAGTCGTTGCAGCTCAGGCGGCCAATTATGGGGTTGCCTATACCCGCTGGGATCGTGGAGAAACCGGGCCCCGGAAGAACTGGGTTCGGTCCCCCTGACTCGTGCGCGTCCACTGACGCGAGCGAAGTGGTCGAG
This is a stretch of genomic DNA from Acidimicrobiales bacterium. It encodes these proteins:
- a CDS encoding SDR family NAD(P)-dependent oxidoreductase; protein product: MQSDAFLPLARSRCIVTNRVLVTGADGFIGSHLVELLKCKGHEVRAFCMYNSNGSFGWLDESARQSAKDIDFFLGDIRDQACLAEACKDVDTVFHLAALVSVPYSYEAPVSFIHTNIEGTHNVLQASQAAGIGRVVHVSTSEVYGTPLTVPISETHPLQAQSPYSASKIAADKLCEAWASSFDLPVVVVRPFNTYGPRQSARAVIPTIITQLLSSERSVHVGSLLPQRDFTFVSDTAEGIRLAGIADLQPGSVVQLGTGSVYSVEEIIQEVGAALSVEPIVVEDPQRVRPPKSEVAVLQSDPSRARSLLGWGPSTTFPQGLIETINWWRLRIANHDPSRYYR
- a CDS encoding MarR family transcriptional regulator → MGSRRRAAASEKVRWLSRDQERAWRALAGLVHQLRSALEFQLERDSDLSFIEYHALARLSEERGHRLRMSELAAVTNASLSRLSHLVKRLERWGYVRREPDPTDGRFTIAVLTEAGYRKLVASAPTHVAAVRQLVINEFSAAELAQLRSMCDRIVARVEASEWNLDLT
- a CDS encoding pirin family protein, giving the protein MNRDSLTRIATIDANASEQQREIARSTRGHNGGIITRLMSPGDLGEMLKPFVFLDLFDTGDQAIKGRNMHPHSGITTVTYVFEGSTRYEDTTGASGILPAGGVEWFKAGRGAWHGGGAGEVGRTRGFQLWLALPPDVELGSVESINLTPRDVPDDGPAHLVVGSYGNTTSNLDPGSSLNYLAVTLRAGESWSYQPPAGHLIGWLSVAKGRLGNPGSTRAGDLVVFEPSETEIDITAETDTELVIGSAVPATHDLALGTYSVHTSAESLATGERQIVEIGQRLRARGQL
- a CDS encoding sigma-70 family RNA polymerase sigma factor, which translates into the protein MIDEPTRRLDEGALRALVPRVLAGLVRRGEDFDVAEDALQEALLEALRVWPEHPPRDPRAWLATVATRRLVDARRREAARHRREEATYAEPRPATTEEGDDTLFLLFCCCHPDLAPASQVALTLRAVGGLTTREIADAFYVPEATMAQRISRAKRALQGRRLDQPGDLAVVLRVLYLVYTAGHAGRVDLAGEAIRLGRQLTLATEEPEARGLLALMLLNHARRPARLDSEGRIVTLDRQDRGLWETREIAEGVRVLQSALAVQRPGRYQVEAAIAALHDDAASAEETDWPQILAWYDDLVALTDDPVRQDPAAVLGRAVAVGHVLGAAAGLRETDRLRGVLGERHRWHAVRGHLHELSGDLPAAATAYADAGRRATDVAERDHLVRQAARARAAEP
- a CDS encoding dihydrofolate reductase family protein, with amino-acid sequence MGTIRVHEFMTLDGVIDAPTWSAEYGFDPKMGQAIGNAMGGCQGILLGRTTYEMFEPAWSTRTAEQDPGAPFMNETTKHVVSSTLKKTTWSNSEIVGTYNPDAIRQLKDAVPGGIYVSGSGTLVRALLADRLVDELHLFVYPLTSGSGPRLFADDRPSGQWSLLSCDAYDNGVVYLSYQLKP
- a CDS encoding SRPBCC family protein gives rise to the protein MSGTPAELDPSRGYTLTRTYDAPRALVWRAITESDLFARWFGAELTVDVHRWDLRVGGEWRATMHYEGNELPWAGRFMEIDEPARLVVAFIDQPTIEDVFELMIYTLIDHGGQTELVLRQSGGHLTDEQYEQASGGTASFLEEMAKVLVTLRG
- a CDS encoding metalloregulator ArsR/SmtB family transcription factor, producing the protein MTVTDEALDLTFAALADGTRRAILARLAVGEATVNELAEPFSISLQAVSKHLKVLEKAGLITRSRDAQWRPCRLELPPLESASAWIDEHRRAWERRLDALGDVIESLKTDRA
- a CDS encoding YbhB/YbcL family Raf kinase inhibitor-like protein yields the protein MSYDGGQQDSPQEVTMAKLHLGDLGLTSPSFEHGGPIPSELTGDGADVSPELTWRAIPSGTRQLALVCHDPDAPLTYGFTHWVVYGIPPDVTGLPQGGGKAFTEGQNDFGERGYLGPAPPPGHGIHYYYFHLYALDSTLDAPAGITRSELLERIDDHIIEQARLVGTYQH
- a CDS encoding NAD(P)-dependent oxidoreductase encodes the protein MTGDVPKLAMVGVGTMGRAMAGSALRAGIPTVVWNRDPAPAEMLADQGAEVAPSVVNAVRDVDVVITMVTDADAVVSIATEQQLLAGLPEGAVWAQMSTIGIEGTERVAALARSQRPDVSFVDAPVSGSKVPAEQGKLLIFASGAEEARARVGPVFDAIGQRTIWLGSAGNGSRMKLVNNTLLAFTAEGVANSLALAHRLGLETASVVEAFHGSPLLSPWEAGKLDRIAKGDFSAEFALALALKDVHLALSADASERFRVFAALAKEWEEIVDSGRGGDDVTVVTRALEQ
- a CDS encoding helix-turn-helix domain-containing protein, which encodes MEQGEATRAALVRAAQRLFTRKGYGATATEEIVRAAKVTRGALYHHFSDKEELFRAVFEATEAQMMERVLAAAADVPSPLAQLQVAIDAFLEACLDATLRRIILQEGPAVLGWTTWHEIDSQYAFGAVSAGLEVAMDAGELERQPVEPLAHLLVGSLMQAGMVVARAEDQRAASAAIGHALHRMLDGLRPAAGRTRAVGSRRRVSR
- a CDS encoding MFS transporter; the protein is MAAPSAGSTVDQRARRLVVALTTAAFLEWAGATAIVPLLPLFLRDRGASDSLVGLVMGAFFFAGVVTQYPLGKLSDRIGRRPVLIFGLVCYAAASVAFAAPVTPVVYVVLRAVQGVGAGATLVVAAATLSESLPPGRRGRGFGALFGGQTAGMAVGPLLGSLGGPDAMTPVFIGAGLAALAACVPVLAQVPRRPLTERSAGDEHRLPLRQLVTSRVVLGVMVATASIGVLTGTYEVCWGLLMSSRGASSWQIGLSWTLWSIPFVAVSVPAGKLADRLDRRWLTALALLASAGFAASYPFVPTVSLLIALGAVEGLAVATSYPAPLSMLADGVKPGELGRAQGMVSTAETAAVAVFASVSGVLFAISAWVAFVTAATAIVVAVAVLAVIWAPVQGRAMAAASERSQIEAVEAEAASASTRRH